The Christiangramia flava JLT2011 genome has a segment encoding these proteins:
- a CDS encoding YihY/virulence factor BrkB family protein, whose product MWKSFKIFLKLLKKTYISWDRNEPYARAATIAYYALFSLPSLLIIVVSIAGYFFGREAVTGRLTGEIGKFIGRDSANAIQAMIENAALSSESTIAIIFGAAMLVFGATGVFFQLKVAMNNIWNVAAKQTNFWRMVLDRVISLGMVFVIGFLLLIALVISALVKIIANNVNRFFPNISEFPLQAINFLLSFLFITTLFAAIFKLLPDIHIRFRTTFIGAALTTFLFLIGESILSFYFGQSEPTSVYGGASSVVLILLWVYYSCLIVFFGGEFTVQYALFKKEKVTPNRFGEPAIYQEMKKLEQRRIQLKEEKHIVDKLKSYLDDDEKPENSIKS is encoded by the coding sequence ATGTGGAAATCCTTCAAAATATTCCTGAAGCTTCTTAAGAAAACTTACATAAGCTGGGATCGCAACGAACCCTATGCGAGAGCAGCAACTATTGCGTATTACGCTCTTTTTTCCTTACCGTCCCTGCTGATCATTGTGGTGAGTATCGCCGGGTATTTCTTCGGAAGGGAAGCGGTAACCGGAAGGTTAACGGGGGAGATAGGAAAATTTATTGGCAGGGATTCAGCTAACGCCATCCAGGCAATGATCGAGAATGCTGCATTATCCAGTGAATCGACTATAGCCATAATTTTTGGAGCGGCCATGCTCGTATTTGGAGCGACCGGAGTATTTTTCCAATTAAAGGTCGCCATGAACAACATCTGGAATGTTGCAGCGAAACAAACCAATTTTTGGAGAATGGTCCTGGACCGGGTGATTTCTTTGGGAATGGTCTTTGTAATTGGATTTTTATTATTGATCGCACTGGTGATTTCGGCCCTGGTAAAAATCATCGCAAATAATGTAAATCGATTTTTCCCCAATATTTCAGAATTCCCTTTGCAGGCGATCAATTTTCTGCTTTCATTTTTATTCATCACTACACTGTTTGCAGCAATCTTTAAATTGCTGCCGGATATACACATTAGATTCCGGACTACTTTCATTGGTGCAGCTTTAACTACGTTTCTATTTCTAATTGGAGAGTCTATTCTCAGTTTTTATTTTGGACAGAGTGAACCTACTTCGGTTTATGGAGGAGCATCTTCGGTAGTGCTAATTTTATTATGGGTTTATTATTCCTGCCTGATCGTTTTCTTCGGAGGGGAGTTTACTGTCCAGTATGCCTTATTCAAAAAAGAAAAAGTCACGCCTAATCGTTTTGGGGAACCGGCCATTTACCAGGAAATGAAAAAACTCGAGCAGCGAAGAATTCAGCTGAAAGAAGAAAAGCACATTGTTGATAAACTGAAATCTTACCTGGATGACGATGAGAAGCCGGAAAACTCTATTAAATCCTAA
- a CDS encoding type 1 glutamine amidotransferase domain-containing protein — protein sequence MKKRIAILATNGFEESELKSPKEAMEKEGFQVDIVSLKKEKIKSWDVDDWGKEYDVDYALQDVTAKDYNALVLPGGVINPDQLRRHDDVLIFVRDFFKQSKPVAAICHAAWTLISAEVVEGRTMTSFKSIKKDLENAGALWVDEPVVVDEALVTSRNPDDLDAFNAKVIEEIKEGKHDLQHA from the coding sequence ATGAAAAAGAGAATTGCAATTTTAGCAACGAACGGTTTTGAAGAAAGCGAATTGAAATCGCCAAAAGAAGCCATGGAAAAAGAAGGATTTCAGGTAGACATCGTAAGTCTTAAAAAAGAAAAGATCAAATCCTGGGATGTGGATGACTGGGGTAAAGAATATGATGTTGATTATGCCCTGCAGGATGTGACTGCAAAAGATTATAATGCGCTGGTATTACCAGGTGGAGTGATCAATCCTGATCAGCTAAGACGCCACGACGATGTACTTATTTTTGTACGTGATTTCTTTAAACAAAGTAAGCCAGTTGCAGCCATTTGTCATGCAGCCTGGACTTTGATCAGCGCCGAGGTGGTGGAAGGCAGAACCATGACTTCCTTCAAATCTATCAAAAAAGACTTGGAAAATGCCGGAGCTCTTTGGGTAGATGAACCTGTGGTGGTTGACGAAGCGCTGGTAACCAGTAGAAACCCAGACGATCTGGATGCCTTTAACGCGAAGGTGATCGAGGAGATCAAGGAAGGTAAACATGATTTACAGCATGCCTAA
- the aroB gene encoding 3-dehydroquinate synthase, which produces MNDLQDSLDTIFYSEKAYGRLNKYLSKNPPSRIFILVDTNTNEHCLTYFLSRLEDPSDIEVIEIDAGEEYKTLETCDGVWNAMSELDGDRKSLMINLGGGVVTDLGGFVASTFKRGIPFINIPTTLLAMVDASVGGKTGVDLGNLKNQVGVIVQPEMVLIDTNYLSTLPQPQMRSGLAEILKHGLIADEKYWKKLRAMNELKYSDLDDIIEKSVKIKANIVDRDPYERDERKTLNFGHTLGHAIESFCLSNPDRKILLHGEAIAIGMILEAYISAEEKDFPKEKLEDLNNFIKDIYGVDSFSSKEIKQIQKLLKYDKKNEYGRINFVLLEDIGLPVIDCEVDPDLIEKSFDYYLNS; this is translated from the coding sequence ATGAATGATTTGCAGGATTCACTGGACACTATTTTTTACTCGGAAAAAGCCTATGGCAGACTGAATAAATATCTTTCTAAAAACCCTCCTTCCAGGATTTTTATTTTAGTAGACACCAATACCAATGAGCACTGCCTCACCTATTTTTTGAGTCGGTTGGAAGACCCTTCAGATATAGAAGTGATTGAAATCGATGCCGGGGAAGAATACAAAACACTGGAAACCTGTGACGGTGTTTGGAACGCGATGTCGGAGCTGGATGGAGACCGCAAGAGTTTGATGATCAATCTTGGTGGCGGCGTAGTGACGGATCTTGGTGGTTTTGTGGCTTCCACTTTTAAAAGAGGCATTCCTTTTATTAATATTCCCACTACCCTTCTGGCGATGGTCGATGCTTCAGTTGGAGGAAAAACCGGTGTGGATCTTGGGAATTTGAAAAACCAGGTGGGCGTGATCGTCCAGCCAGAAATGGTGCTGATTGATACCAACTACCTGTCCACACTTCCGCAGCCACAAATGCGCAGCGGCCTGGCAGAAATCCTGAAACACGGGCTGATTGCCGACGAGAAATACTGGAAAAAACTGCGCGCGATGAACGAGTTGAAGTATAGTGACCTGGATGATATCATTGAAAAAAGCGTGAAGATCAAGGCTAATATCGTAGATAGGGATCCTTATGAAAGAGATGAGCGAAAAACTCTCAATTTTGGTCACACCCTTGGCCATGCGATTGAATCTTTTTGTTTGAGCAATCCAGACAGGAAAATTTTGCTTCACGGGGAGGCAATTGCCATCGGGATGATACTGGAAGCCTATATTTCTGCGGAAGAAAAAGATTTTCCGAAGGAGAAACTGGAAGATCTCAACAATTTCATTAAAGATATCTATGGCGTGGATTCTTTCAGTAGTAAAGAGATCAAACAAATTCAGAAGTTGCTGAAATACGATAAGAAAAACGAGTACGGAAGAATCAATTTTGTCTTGCTGGAAGACATCGGTTTACCGGTTATTGATTGCGAAGTAGATCCTGACCTGATCGAAAAATCATTTGATTACTATTTAAACAGCTGA
- a CDS encoding proline dehydrogenase family protein, which yields MIRKKIFNNTKAAFKLKSDSELDRAIFLFGLMGRPSLVKAGSALTKFSLKFHLPVEGLIKKTIFEQFCGGVTEKDCEPVTQKMYSENLHAILDYSVEGKETEEEFDAAMEKKLSLIEYAKDHDEVSFAMFKPTGIGRFEIWEKVSEKISLSDAEKQEWENVRKRVETLCQRAYDLDVRLYADGEETWMQTAADELMEEMMRKYNKEKVLIYNTLQCYRWDRLQYLKDLHEKAKKEGFKIGAKIVRGAYMEKENARAKKLGYPTPICESKEATDVNFNSVMSYCLNHLDDINVFIGTHNEVSNYLALQIMEDRGIDHDDPRIWFSQLFGMSDHLSYNLARKEYNAVKLVPFGPVRDVVPYLLRRAQENTSVKGQTGRELSLLLEERKRRKGDKSVKHTRE from the coding sequence ATGATTAGAAAGAAAATTTTCAATAATACGAAAGCAGCCTTCAAGCTGAAATCGGATAGTGAACTGGATCGTGCCATTTTCTTATTTGGTCTTATGGGCAGGCCCAGCCTGGTCAAAGCCGGATCGGCACTAACCAAATTTTCTTTAAAATTTCATTTGCCTGTTGAAGGCCTTATCAAAAAAACCATTTTCGAGCAGTTTTGTGGCGGTGTGACTGAAAAAGATTGCGAACCTGTGACCCAGAAAATGTATTCTGAAAACCTGCATGCCATTCTGGATTATTCGGTAGAAGGGAAAGAAACGGAAGAGGAGTTTGATGCGGCCATGGAGAAGAAGCTAAGCCTGATCGAATATGCCAAAGATCATGATGAAGTTTCGTTCGCAATGTTCAAACCTACCGGTATTGGGCGTTTTGAGATCTGGGAAAAAGTAAGTGAAAAGATCAGCCTGAGCGATGCTGAAAAGCAGGAATGGGAAAATGTTCGTAAACGGGTGGAAACTCTTTGCCAGCGCGCCTACGATTTGGACGTCAGGCTTTATGCCGACGGAGAGGAAACCTGGATGCAGACCGCTGCAGATGAACTGATGGAGGAAATGATGCGGAAATATAATAAGGAGAAGGTCCTTATTTATAATACCCTGCAATGCTACCGTTGGGACCGACTGCAATACCTGAAAGATCTTCACGAAAAAGCTAAAAAAGAAGGCTTTAAAATAGGAGCGAAGATCGTGCGTGGTGCGTATATGGAAAAGGAAAATGCGCGGGCTAAGAAACTAGGCTATCCTACACCGATCTGCGAGAGCAAAGAAGCGACCGATGTAAATTTTAACAGCGTCATGTCTTATTGCCTCAACCACCTGGATGATATCAATGTATTCATAGGAACTCATAACGAGGTTAGTAATTACCTGGCTTTACAGATTATGGAAGACCGTGGCATAGACCATGACGACCCAAGGATTTGGTTTAGCCAGCTATTTGGGATGAGTGATCATTTAAGTTATAACCTGGCTCGAAAAGAGTATAACGCCGTGAAATTGGTTCCTTTTGGGCCCGTTCGTGACGTGGTTCCGTATCTTTTAAGAAGGGCGCAGGAAAACACTTCGGTAAAGGGACAAACCGGTAGGGAGCTTTCCTTGTTGTTGGAAGAACGCAAACGCCGGAAAGGGGATAAATCTGTTAAACATACCAGAGAATAG
- a CDS encoding 1-acyl-sn-glycerol-3-phosphate acyltransferase — translation MGWKLESRFDTSIQKCVIIVAPHTSSWDFLIGILVRKILNIHIDFIAKKELFRPPFGWYFKMVGGSPLDRTSNQKKVDAIAEMFQKKAVFRLAMSPEGTRQKTDRWKTGFYYTALKAEVPIVMVSFDFGKKMVRISEAFYPKNGLETDMTEIKSFYRGVQGKIPQNF, via the coding sequence ATGGGTTGGAAACTGGAAAGTCGGTTTGACACCAGTATTCAAAAATGCGTGATTATCGTGGCACCCCACACGAGTTCCTGGGATTTCCTCATCGGGATCCTGGTTCGAAAGATCCTGAATATCCACATCGATTTTATTGCTAAGAAAGAATTGTTCAGGCCTCCGTTTGGGTGGTATTTCAAAATGGTCGGTGGCTCGCCGCTGGATCGAACTTCCAATCAGAAAAAGGTAGATGCGATTGCTGAAATGTTTCAGAAAAAAGCAGTTTTCAGGCTGGCGATGTCTCCAGAAGGAACGCGACAAAAAACCGATCGTTGGAAAACCGGCTTTTATTATACCGCCTTAAAAGCGGAAGTTCCCATCGTGATGGTTTCCTTTGATTTTGGTAAAAAAATGGTCAGGATATCCGAGGCATTTTACCCAAAAAACGGTCTGGAAACCGATATGACAGAAATTAAATCTTTTTATCGCGGGGTACAGGGAAAAATTCCGCAGAACTTTTAA
- a CDS encoding YebC/PmpR family DNA-binding transcriptional regulator, which translates to MGRAFEFRKARKMKRWSAMAKAFTRIGKDIVMAVKEGGPDPDTNAKLRAVIQNAKSVNMPKDNIERAIKRASDKSQGDYKIVLFEGYAPHGIAVLVETATDNNNRTVANIRSHFNKSDGNLGTSGSVEFMFDHTCNFCINKEGIDPEELELELIDFGAEEVFEDEDGIHIYAPFQNFGSIQKELESRNIEIISSGFERIPQVTKTLSEEQAADVEKLLEKLEDDDDVQNVYHTMEISE; encoded by the coding sequence ATGGGAAGAGCATTTGAATTCAGGAAAGCGCGTAAAATGAAACGCTGGTCGGCAATGGCTAAAGCCTTTACTCGTATTGGTAAAGATATCGTAATGGCAGTTAAAGAAGGTGGCCCTGATCCCGATACCAACGCAAAACTTCGCGCGGTGATCCAGAATGCGAAAAGCGTGAATATGCCAAAAGACAATATCGAGCGTGCGATCAAACGTGCCAGCGATAAGTCACAGGGCGATTATAAAATTGTGCTTTTTGAAGGATATGCTCCTCATGGGATTGCTGTTTTGGTAGAAACTGCTACAGATAATAATAATCGTACGGTTGCCAACATCCGTTCGCACTTCAATAAATCTGACGGGAACCTTGGAACTTCCGGTTCTGTAGAATTCATGTTTGACCATACTTGCAATTTTTGCATCAATAAAGAAGGCATCGACCCTGAAGAACTGGAACTGGAATTGATCGATTTTGGTGCGGAAGAAGTCTTCGAAGATGAAGATGGAATACATATTTATGCGCCTTTTCAAAACTTCGGAAGCATTCAAAAAGAACTGGAAAGCCGAAATATTGAAATTATTTCTTCCGGTTTTGAACGCATTCCGCAGGTTACCAAAACACTTTCAGAAGAACAGGCCGCCGATGTTGAAAAACTGCTGGAGAAACTGGAGGATGACGACGATGTGCAGAATGTTTACCACACGATGGAAATTTCAGAATAA
- a CDS encoding 4a-hydroxytetrahydrobiopterin dehydratase encodes MKKLSESEIHEKLESLEGWTYAKEAIHTTFEFENFKEAFTVMTRIAFEAEAQQHHPNWGNVYNQLEISLSTHDADGVTEKDFKLARTIEDIIEASS; translated from the coding sequence ATGAAAAAATTAAGCGAAAGCGAAATCCATGAAAAACTGGAAAGCCTTGAAGGCTGGACCTACGCTAAAGAGGCCATTCATACCACCTTCGAATTCGAAAATTTTAAAGAAGCTTTTACCGTGATGACCAGGATTGCGTTCGAAGCAGAAGCTCAGCAGCATCATCCAAACTGGGGGAATGTCTACAACCAGCTGGAAATATCACTGTCTACACATGACGCTGATGGTGTTACTGAAAAAGACTTCAAACTGGCCCGAACCATTGAGGATATTATTGAAGCCTCTTCCTAA
- a CDS encoding sugar nucleotide-binding protein, which yields MKRILILGASGFIGNALYKELCSYFDTHGTYLTDRKIFSDNHQFHHFDMETENIEILLQNVKPDVIVSAVRGNFDAQVVTHFQIIDYILRTNTKLIFISSANVFDAFTNYPSYEYDKTLSQSIYGRFKIKIENALLRLPNHQYNILRLPMVFGKNSPRVKELKTVIDLGEALEVFPNVVINATEIQKVTQQIHYIINRSREGVFHLGSTDLTHQKDFIEELCEGLGYEHVVFKNVYDSNFDRFLAVLPKDNKLPKNLQITIHDVIEASTKL from the coding sequence TTGAAACGAATTCTGATTTTAGGAGCTAGCGGTTTTATAGGTAATGCCCTGTACAAAGAGCTATGCTCCTATTTTGATACGCACGGAACCTATTTAACTGACAGGAAGATCTTCAGTGATAATCACCAGTTTCACCATTTTGATATGGAAACTGAAAATATCGAAATCCTTCTTCAGAATGTCAAACCAGATGTGATCGTTTCCGCGGTACGAGGTAATTTTGATGCTCAGGTTGTTACACATTTCCAGATCATCGACTATATTTTACGTACCAATACCAAGCTGATATTTATTAGTTCGGCCAATGTCTTTGATGCGTTCACCAATTATCCATCTTACGAGTACGACAAAACCCTGAGCCAGAGTATTTACGGCCGGTTCAAGATCAAAATTGAAAATGCCCTGCTTCGGCTTCCCAACCATCAGTACAATATTTTGCGGTTGCCAATGGTCTTCGGAAAAAATTCTCCGAGGGTAAAAGAGCTGAAAACGGTGATTGATCTCGGTGAAGCGCTGGAAGTTTTTCCGAATGTGGTGATCAACGCTACTGAAATTCAGAAAGTGACTCAGCAAATTCACTATATCATCAATCGTTCACGCGAAGGCGTATTTCATCTTGGCAGCACCGATCTTACTCATCAGAAAGATTTTATAGAAGAATTGTGCGAGGGGCTTGGCTACGAACACGTAGTATTTAAAAACGTGTATGATTCCAATTTTGATCGTTTTCTGGCGGTCCTTCCGAAGGATAATAAATTACCGAAAAACCTGCAGATCACTATTCATGATGTGATTGAAGCCTCTACCAAATTGTAG
- the gcvT gene encoding glycine cleavage system aminomethyltransferase GcvT: protein MKEIALSSVHQELNAKMVPFAGFNMPVSYEGVNIEHQTVREKVGVFDVSHMGEFLISGENALELIQKISSNDASKLTNGKAQYSCMPNETGGIVDDLIIYKLDDEKYLLVVNASNIEKDWNWIAHHNTMDATMRDMSDELSLLAIQGPMAAKAMQSLTDVNLKDIKFYNFELGTFAGVDKVIISATGYTGSGGFEIYFRNEDAEKIWNAVMQAGADFGIKPIGLAARDTLRLEMGYCLYGNDIDDTTSPIEAGLGWITKFTKDFVNSANLKKEKEEGPARKLVAFELDERGIPRQGYDIVNENGEKIGTVTSGTMSPSLEKGIGMGYVPADIAGAGKKIFIQIRKKAIPATQVKLPFYKG from the coding sequence ATGAAAGAAATAGCCCTGTCTTCAGTTCATCAGGAACTTAACGCTAAAATGGTACCTTTTGCAGGTTTCAACATGCCGGTATCTTATGAAGGAGTGAATATAGAACACCAGACCGTTCGTGAAAAAGTGGGTGTTTTTGATGTATCGCACATGGGGGAATTCCTAATTTCCGGAGAAAATGCGCTGGAATTAATTCAGAAGATCAGCAGTAATGATGCGTCCAAACTTACAAATGGAAAGGCTCAATACAGCTGTATGCCAAATGAAACCGGCGGAATAGTAGATGACCTGATCATTTACAAGCTCGATGACGAAAAGTATTTACTGGTCGTAAACGCTTCCAATATTGAAAAGGACTGGAATTGGATCGCTCACCACAACACCATGGATGCCACGATGCGTGATATGAGTGATGAATTGTCACTGCTGGCTATCCAGGGACCAATGGCTGCGAAAGCCATGCAGTCTCTTACTGATGTAAACCTGAAAGACATCAAATTCTACAATTTTGAGCTTGGAACCTTTGCCGGTGTGGACAAGGTGATCATTTCAGCTACCGGATATACCGGAAGTGGCGGATTTGAGATCTATTTCAGAAATGAAGACGCAGAAAAGATCTGGAATGCGGTGATGCAGGCCGGAGCCGATTTCGGGATCAAACCTATAGGCCTTGCTGCCAGGGATACACTGCGGCTGGAAATGGGATACTGTCTTTATGGCAATGATATTGACGATACCACGTCTCCTATCGAGGCTGGTCTGGGCTGGATCACCAAATTCACCAAAGATTTTGTGAACAGCGCGAACCTGAAAAAAGAAAAAGAAGAGGGACCAGCCAGAAAACTGGTTGCCTTTGAACTTGACGAGCGAGGAATCCCTAGACAGGGTTACGATATTGTGAATGAGAATGGTGAAAAAATAGGCACGGTAACTTCTGGAACCATGTCTCCTTCCCTGGAAAAAGGAATTGGCATGGGTTATGTACCTGCTGATATAGCGGGGGCTGGAAAAAAGATCTTTATCCAGATTCGCAAAAAAGCGATCCCCGCCACTCAGGTCAAGCTGCCTTTTTATAAAGGATAA
- a CDS encoding NAD(P)H-hydrate dehydratase yields the protein MKILSGKQISEADKYTIEHDGITSEELMERAGTLVFKQIHQRLQGAPIPIKIFCGIGNNGGDGLVIGRHLIQHGYDVKLYTVAYSDKRSEDFLKNYEKIKDITNDWPGLIKEVDDFPEISVGDFVIDAIFGVGLNRPIESWVAKLVTHINDSGAFTLAVDIPSGLFDDQPPQGSVIQANYTLTFGAPKLVFYLPDTMDYAGEVQVLDIGLNKRFIAGIDSRTYLIGKQEAPALYQPRNKNSHKGDYGNILIAGGSYGKIGSVLLSATAAMHTGSGLCTLYVPKCGYEIIQSSLPEAMVLTDENEQKLSDFPIDFEADTIGFGMGAGTENESITAFEKLLQNQKKPILVDADGLNMLSKKPELLKLLPENSVLTPHPGELKRLIGEWENDFEKLEKARNFSKKFNVILVIKGAYTFILQNEELFINTSGNPGMATAGSGDVLSGVITSLMGQNYQPVAASILGVFIHGLSGDLVASAQGYEGVTSGEMARNMGKAFQYLFQKEIKTGGKE from the coding sequence ATGAAGATACTATCTGGCAAACAGATTTCAGAAGCCGACAAATATACGATCGAACACGATGGCATTACTTCTGAAGAATTGATGGAACGTGCAGGCACACTGGTTTTTAAACAAATTCATCAACGCTTACAGGGCGCGCCGATCCCCATCAAAATCTTCTGTGGGATTGGCAATAATGGGGGAGACGGGCTGGTTATTGGCCGCCATCTCATCCAGCACGGTTACGACGTGAAATTGTATACTGTTGCGTACAGCGACAAACGATCTGAAGATTTCCTGAAAAACTATGAAAAAATCAAAGACATCACCAACGATTGGCCGGGCCTGATCAAAGAGGTGGATGACTTTCCAGAAATAAGCGTGGGAGATTTTGTGATCGATGCCATTTTCGGCGTTGGGCTGAACCGGCCAATTGAAAGCTGGGTCGCTAAACTGGTTACCCACATAAATGATTCTGGAGCTTTTACACTGGCCGTGGATATTCCCAGTGGCCTTTTTGATGATCAGCCTCCGCAGGGTTCCGTAATCCAGGCAAACTATACGCTGACATTCGGAGCTCCAAAACTGGTTTTTTACCTTCCTGATACAATGGATTATGCCGGTGAGGTACAGGTTTTAGACATCGGTTTAAATAAACGTTTTATTGCCGGCATCGATTCGCGAACCTATTTGATCGGAAAGCAGGAAGCCCCCGCGCTTTACCAGCCGCGGAATAAGAATTCTCATAAAGGCGATTACGGAAACATTCTTATTGCTGGCGGTAGCTATGGGAAGATTGGCAGCGTGCTATTATCTGCAACTGCGGCTATGCATACCGGCAGCGGGCTTTGTACGCTATACGTTCCAAAATGCGGTTATGAGATCATTCAGTCAAGCCTGCCGGAAGCAATGGTTCTTACTGATGAAAACGAACAAAAACTATCCGATTTTCCTATTGATTTTGAGGCTGACACCATTGGATTTGGAATGGGTGCCGGAACCGAAAACGAGAGTATCACTGCTTTCGAAAAATTATTGCAAAACCAAAAAAAACCGATTTTAGTAGATGCCGATGGGCTGAATATGCTCAGCAAAAAACCAGAGCTGCTGAAATTGCTTCCAGAAAATTCTGTGCTAACTCCGCATCCCGGAGAGTTGAAACGACTGATCGGCGAATGGGAAAATGATTTTGAAAAACTTGAAAAAGCCCGCAACTTTAGTAAAAAATTCAATGTAATCCTCGTAATTAAAGGGGCATATACTTTCATTTTGCAAAATGAGGAGCTTTTTATAAATACCAGTGGCAATCCCGGGATGGCCACCGCTGGTAGCGGAGATGTTCTTTCCGGGGTCATCACTTCTCTTATGGGGCAAAATTACCAGCCGGTAGCTGCCAGTATTTTAGGTGTTTTCATACACGGACTTTCCGGCGACCTCGTTGCTTCAGCTCAAGGTTATGAAGGGGTGACTTCAGGGGAAATGGCCAGGAATATGGGAAAAGCTTTTCAGTATCTTTTTCAAAAGGAAATTAAAACAGGTGGCAAGGAGTAG
- the hutH gene encoding histidine ammonia-lyase produces the protein MEQAIHYISSAVLDLEIIDDILRSNKKLALSEEAHLNIEKSRNYLNKKISESDRPVYGINTGFGALCNVKITSEKLTELQENLVRSHACGTGNTISKEVIKLMLLLKIQSLSYGNSGVALTTVERLIDFYNEDILPVIYEQGSLGASGDLAPLAHLALPLIGDGEVYYEDTILSGAEILEQKGWEPLKLQSKEGLALLNGTQFMSAHAVFALLNSYKLSYLADLIAAISADAFDCNLSPFDDLVHQVRPHRGQIKTAERFRSFLDGSEIASSEKANVQDPYSFRCIPQVHGASKDTLAFVRKTVKTEINSVTDNPNIFIEADKIISGGNFHGQPLALAMDYLAIALSELANISERRVYQLVSGLRGLPAFLIENPGLNSGFMIPQYTAASIVSQNKQLASPSSVDSIVSSNGQEDHVSMGANSATKLLKIVENLNSVLAIELMNASQAIHFREPARTSKRLAQVLQDFRKEVPVLKEDVTLAPFIQKAKRFISDMEIREFTD, from the coding sequence ATGGAGCAGGCAATTCACTACATCAGTTCAGCAGTTTTAGACCTCGAGATCATTGATGATATCCTTAGATCAAATAAAAAACTGGCACTAAGTGAAGAAGCCCATCTAAATATTGAAAAATCAAGAAACTACCTCAATAAAAAAATCTCAGAAAGTGACAGGCCTGTTTATGGAATTAATACGGGATTTGGTGCCTTGTGTAATGTCAAGATCACTTCGGAAAAACTTACCGAGCTCCAAGAGAACCTGGTACGTTCGCATGCCTGCGGCACCGGGAATACCATTTCCAAAGAGGTTATTAAACTGATGTTGCTACTGAAGATCCAGTCACTTAGCTACGGGAATTCAGGAGTAGCGCTTACCACAGTCGAGCGACTGATTGATTTTTATAATGAGGACATCCTTCCGGTAATTTATGAACAGGGTTCGCTTGGAGCTTCCGGAGACCTGGCGCCATTGGCTCACCTTGCCTTGCCATTAATTGGAGATGGAGAGGTGTATTACGAAGATACTATTTTAAGCGGAGCCGAAATCCTGGAACAAAAAGGATGGGAACCTTTAAAACTACAGAGTAAAGAAGGTTTGGCTTTATTGAACGGAACTCAGTTCATGAGCGCCCATGCGGTATTTGCTCTTTTAAATTCTTATAAATTATCATATTTGGCCGATCTTATTGCGGCAATTTCGGCAGATGCATTTGACTGTAACCTTTCGCCTTTTGATGACCTGGTGCACCAGGTTCGCCCGCATCGTGGGCAGATCAAAACAGCAGAGCGCTTCCGAAGTTTTTTGGATGGCAGTGAAATTGCCAGTTCTGAAAAGGCCAATGTCCAGGATCCCTATTCTTTCCGCTGTATTCCACAGGTTCATGGTGCCTCTAAAGACACGCTGGCTTTTGTACGGAAAACGGTGAAAACCGAGATCAATTCGGTTACAGATAATCCTAATATTTTCATCGAGGCCGATAAGATTATTTCCGGTGGAAATTTTCACGGTCAGCCTTTAGCCCTTGCAATGGATTATCTCGCCATCGCTCTTTCTGAACTGGCCAATATTTCAGAAAGACGGGTTTATCAACTAGTTTCGGGCTTGAGAGGACTTCCGGCTTTTTTAATTGAAAATCCTGGCTTGAACAGTGGTTTTATGATTCCGCAGTATACCGCTGCGAGCATTGTGAGCCAGAACAAACAACTGGCTAGCCCCTCTTCAGTAGATTCGATTGTATCCTCCAACGGGCAGGAAGATCATGTAAGTATGGGTGCCAACAGCGCTACCAAGTTGCTCAAAATCGTGGAAAATCTTAATTCTGTTCTGGCAATTGAACTCATGAACGCTTCACAGGCAATTCATTTTCGAGAACCTGCCAGAACTTCCAAACGTTTAGCTCAGGTTTTACAGGATTTCCGAAAGGAAGTACCGGTTTTAAAGGAAGATGTGACACTCGCGCCATTTATTCAAAAGGCCAAGCGGTTTATTTCTGACATGGAAATAAGAGAATTTACTGATTAG